One window of Penaeus chinensis breed Huanghai No. 1 chromosome 3, ASM1920278v2, whole genome shotgun sequence genomic DNA carries:
- the LOC125043463 gene encoding dihydrolipoyllysine-residue acetyltransferase component of pyruvate dehydrogenase complex, mitochondrial-like, giving the protein MLRTTAALRAALPKLTPKNVARKASQRSFIAATVPAARKNRLNKSFGSSFVEVAKPTAVVSPLVRNYASGSYPEHIKVKLPALSPTMEMGTIVSWEKKEGDRLNEGDLLAEIETDKATMGMETPEEGYLAKILIPAGEKDVPLGKLLCIVVSSEEDIAAFKDYKPTEDVAAAEPAPAPPAAAAPPPPPPPPVAAAAPPPPPPVAAPAPAPLAAAPVAPGAFVYASPYAKKLASERNIDLAAIAQVSGIGHSASDWLRGSDVEKFAAQAAAAPQVTAAAPAPIPGATYTDLPISNVRNVIAKRLCQSKQSIPHYYLSIDVCMDEVAQLRQEFNRLLEKEGIKISFNDFIIKASALASKKVPEANSAWMDTVIRQYNNVDVSVAVSTDRGLITPIVFKAEQKGLAAIAIDVKTLATRAREGKLQPHEFQGGTFSVSNLGMFGVKNFSAIINPPQSCILAVGGTEKRLIVDEDSEQGFRAAQIMSVTLSCDHRTVDGAVGAQWLAAFKKYLEKPTTMLL; this is encoded by the exons GCTTAACAAGAGCTTTGGGAGCAGCTTCGTGGAAGTTGCAAAGCCAACGGCTGTAGTCTCTCCATTGGTACGCAACTATGCATCGGGAAGCTACCCTGAGCACATCAAGGTCAAACTCCCAGCTCTCTCCCCGACCATGGAGATGGGCACAATCGTCTcttgggagaagaaggaag GTGACCGTCTGAATGAGGGAGACTTACTGGCGGAGATTGAAACCGACAAAGCCACAATGGGCATGGAGACCCCAGAGGAAGGGTACCTTGCCAAGATCCTTATTCCTGCCGGAGAGAAAGATGTTCCACTTGGaaag cTCCTTTGCATCGTAGTCAGCAGCGAGGAAGACATTGCAGCATTCAAGGACTACAAACCCACGGAGGATGTAGCTGCCGCAGAGCCAGCACCTGCTCCACCTgcagctgctgctcctcctcctccacctcctccaccagtaGCTGCTGctgctccacctccaccaccacctgttGCTGCCCCTGCCCCAGCACCCCTAGCTGCTGCTCCTGTGGCCCCAGGCGCTTTTGTGTATGCTTCTCCTTACGCGAAGAAGTTGGCCAGTGAGCGCAACATTGATCTAGCG GCTATAGCTCAAGTGTCCGGCATTGGCCATAGTGCAAGTGATTGGCTCAGGGGTTCTGACGTTGAGAAGTTTGCAGCTCAAGCAGCAGCCGCTCCACAG GTTACTGCTGCTGCACCAGCGCCTATCCCAGGTGCTACTTACACAGACCTACCAATCTCCAATGTCCGTAATGTTATAGCCAAGAGGCTCTGTCAGTCTAAGCAG AGCATTCCTCATTACTACTTGAGCATAGATGTTTGCATGGATGAGGTAGCACAGCTGCGGCAAGAGTTCAACAGGCTGCTGGAGAAGGAAGGCATCAAGATTTCATTCAACGACTTCATCATCAAGGCTTCAGCGCTTGCTTCTAAGAAGGTGCCTGAAGCTAACTCTGCTTGGATGGATACTGTGATAAGGCA GTACAACAATGTAGATGTGAGTGTTGCTGTAAGCACAGATCGTGGACTTATCACACCCATAGTCTTCAAGGCTGAACAGAAGGGTCTTGCAGCCATTGCTATAGATGTCAAGACCTTAGCAACAAGAGCTAGAGAAGGAAAACTCCAGCCACATGAATTCCAG GGTGGCACTTTCTCCGTCTCAAACTTGGGGATGTTTGGTGTGAAGAACTTCAGTGCCATCATCAACCCACCTCAGTCCTGTATCCTTGCTGTTGGAGGCACAGAAAAGAGGCTCATCGTTGATGAAGACAGCGAACAAGG ttTCCGAGCTGCACAAATAATGTCGGTTACCCTAAGCTGCGACCACCGAACCGTGGATGGAGCTGTAGGAGCACAGTGGCTTGCCGCCTTCAAGAAGTACTTAGAGAAACCAACAACAATGttactgtaa